A window of the Cystobacter fuscus genome harbors these coding sequences:
- a CDS encoding ankyrin repeat domain-containing protein: protein MSKELFAAIEQHDTARVKALLAGGADPNEPQSEERGLRPLQEAIFALYDGGEVDVLQALIEHGADVNAWDAKRDQTPLLTAVCEQEVAALEVLVRAGADPNVRSSEGIMPLRACAEVGSLSMAALLLYAGAARTINDWGGLSGLTALGHAALRLDLPMIKLLLAAGADPRAPDEDDLHAHDRLPPRAESDSQTWDAAFELLGGAKDRMPL, encoded by the coding sequence ATGTCGAAAGAACTCTTCGCAGCGATCGAACAGCACGATACAGCTCGGGTCAAGGCACTGCTGGCAGGGGGAGCCGATCCGAACGAGCCGCAGTCAGAGGAGCGGGGGCTGCGTCCGCTGCAAGAGGCCATCTTCGCACTTTACGATGGAGGCGAGGTCGACGTACTCCAGGCGCTCATCGAGCACGGCGCGGACGTCAACGCTTGGGACGCCAAGCGGGACCAGACCCCATTGTTGACGGCCGTTTGCGAGCAAGAGGTAGCAGCCCTCGAAGTGCTCGTGAGAGCGGGGGCCGACCCCAATGTGCGCAGCAGCGAAGGCATCATGCCGCTGCGGGCATGCGCGGAGGTGGGCAGCCTTTCCATGGCGGCTCTGCTCCTGTACGCGGGGGCCGCCCGGACCATCAACGATTGGGGCGGGCTGTCCGGGCTCACCGCTCTCGGGCATGCGGCACTTCGACTGGACCTACCCATGATCAAGCTACTGCTCGCCGCAGGCGCTGACCCGAGGGCCCCGGACGAGGACGACCTACACGCCCACGACCGTCTGCCGCCGCGTGCTGAATCTGATTCCCAGACATGGGACGCCGCTTTCGAACTGCTCGGAGGAGCGAAGGACCGCATGCCGTTGTAG
- a CDS encoding DUF5953 family protein has protein sequence MEVARLGLTDTPLDLDNPAHLDALKRVYARFPEIGGARLRDACTARGELL, from the coding sequence ATGGAGGTCGCGCGCCTCGGGCTCACGGACACGCCGCTCGACCTGGACAACCCCGCGCATCTGGACGCGCTCAAACGGGTCTACGCGCGCTTCCCGGAGATTGGTGGCGCGAGACTCCGTGACGCCTGCACCGCTCGCGGGGAGTTGTTGTGA
- a CDS encoding ISL3 family transposase encodes MCRLLGINWRTVGTIIERIVEERLSPGRLEGLQIIGVDELGWKAGHKYVSLVVDHLRSRVVWVGEGKNEETLDAFFDELGEERTKELTHATMDLSAAFSKAVGNRAPHVRKVFDRFHVQKLANEALDTVRRQEVREQAGSQEGKALKQSRWALLKNPWNLTVRQGEKLSELKKTNQTLYRAYLLKESLARGMDYVQPKRASEHLDKWCQWASHSRLAPFAKLAKTVQRHKDGILAYVETGLSNGVVEGINNKIRALSRRAYGFRNPKAFRAMILLCCGGMEFTPPLPVAA; translated from the coding sequence ATCTGCCGGCTGCTGGGCATCAACTGGCGCACGGTGGGCACCATCATCGAGCGCATTGTCGAGGAGCGCCTGTCGCCAGGCCGCCTGGAGGGGTTGCAAATCATTGGAGTGGACGAGCTGGGCTGGAAAGCCGGGCACAAGTACGTGAGCCTGGTGGTGGACCACCTGCGCTCGCGAGTCGTCTGGGTGGGAGAGGGGAAGAACGAAGAGACCCTGGACGCCTTCTTCGACGAGCTGGGAGAGGAGAGGACGAAGGAGTTGACGCACGCGACGATGGACCTGTCGGCGGCCTTCAGCAAGGCGGTGGGCAACCGTGCCCCACATGTGCGCAAGGTGTTCGACCGGTTCCACGTGCAGAAGCTGGCGAACGAAGCGCTGGATACGGTGCGCCGGCAAGAGGTGCGTGAGCAGGCGGGGAGCCAGGAGGGAAAGGCGCTCAAACAGAGCCGCTGGGCGTTGCTGAAGAATCCGTGGAACCTGACGGTGCGCCAGGGAGAGAAGCTCAGCGAGTTGAAGAAGACGAACCAGACGCTCTACCGGGCCTATCTGCTCAAGGAAAGCCTGGCACGGGGCATGGACTACGTGCAGCCCAAGCGAGCCTCGGAGCACCTGGACAAGTGGTGTCAATGGGCCAGCCACTCCAGGCTCGCCCCCTTCGCGAAGCTGGCGAAGACAGTCCAGCGGCACAAGGACGGCATTCTCGCCTACGTGGAGACGGGACTGAGCAACGGAGTGGTGGAGGGAATCAACAACAAGATTCGAGCCCTCAGCCGCCGCGCCTATGGCTTCCGCAATCCCAAGGCATTCAGGGCGATGATACTGCTGTGCTGCGGGGGCATGGAGTTCACTCCGCCGTTGCCAGTAGCGGCATAG
- a CDS encoding UPF0489 family protein gives MMHEVDFSQLQPDDEYLSDLGADVWLMGDHRWAFLVWTRFGLERGIERFSLIHADHHWDGINDFYEREEARDRLLAADLTKIEAMVRNKELIQFDSFIAPAVIRKLVTEVHFFGSSVRRVGRTVDKRPCAWGGHGAQGRAEPSDGHGIQVPARVRGMNETGARPGVPKAAAVHDRAPGSAALLAGLQSNLSALRGSVPSRLLLRRGAMPLLATAE, from the coding sequence ATGATGCACGAAGTCGACTTCAGCCAGCTCCAGCCTGACGACGAGTATCTGTCTGACCTCGGAGCGGACGTCTGGCTCATGGGTGATCACCGCTGGGCATTCCTCGTTTGGACGCGCTTCGGCCTTGAACGCGGAATCGAACGGTTTTCGCTGATCCATGCTGACCACCATTGGGATGGCATCAACGACTTCTATGAAAGAGAGGAGGCGCGAGACCGGCTTCTAGCCGCCGACCTGACGAAGATCGAGGCGATGGTTCGCAACAAAGAGCTCATCCAATTCGACTCGTTTATCGCGCCAGCCGTGATCCGAAAGCTCGTGACAGAGGTGCACTTCTTCGGGTCTTCGGTACGTCGAGTGGGCAGGACTGTCGACAAGAGGCCGTGCGCATGGGGAGGACATGGGGCTCAAGGGCGTGCGGAGCCGAGCGATGGCCATGGGATTCAAGTCCCCGCGAGAGTTCGAGGCATGAATGAGACAGGGGCACGACCTGGGGTGCCGAAAGCCGCAGCTGTGCATGACAGAGCGCCTGGCTCCGCTGCCCTACTGGCCGGGTTGCAGTCGAATCTGTCGGCGCTGCGGGGCTCGGTCCCCAGCCGCCTGCTTCTACGGCGAGGGGCTATGCCGCTACTGGCAACGGCGGAGTGA
- a CDS encoding transposase zinc-binding domain-containing protein, which produces MLYEAVKDNLATLLAEASEVGRGLPRYVERDFVRYLECGVLAHGFARVRCESCKDEFLVAFSCK; this is translated from the coding sequence GTGCTGTACGAGGCGGTGAAGGACAACCTGGCCACGCTGCTGGCGGAGGCGAGTGAGGTGGGGCGCGGCCTGCCCCGGTACGTGGAGCGGGACTTCGTCCGGTACCTGGAGTGCGGAGTGCTGGCGCACGGCTTCGCGCGGGTGCGCTGCGAGAGTTGCAAGGACGAGTTTCTCGTCGCCTTCTCGTGCAAGTGA
- a CDS encoding GH92 family glycosyl hydrolase, which produces MIPSKKMLGVLLLCPLWAGEAMALPSDYVNTLRGSNSGGGYSRGNTFPAAAVPFGFNFWTPMTDANSTSWIYDYNRSAIQAFTISHMPSPWMGDRQTFQVMPQTGSVTADRASRGAAFSHANEIARAHYYSVRFNNGLQTEIAPTDHGASWRFTFPSTSSYVLFDTVDGKSGSLTVDQANGVVSGYTDHSTGWGPAPRMYFYARFSKAIAESQKVTGQRAVTSWVRFSTSPGEKVTMAIATSFLSVAQAQDNLAQEIGTKSFDTVKQEAQNAWNALLGKIEVEGASEDQKTILYSNMYRTFLYPNSAWENVGGTPRYASPYASGHPVKTGKVYVNNGFWDTYRTTWPYYSLLIPTRAGEMIDGFVNGYKDGGWVTRWSAPGYANIMVGTNSDVIFADAYLKGVRNFDVAAAYDSMLRNAATYSSDQARGRKGMDRSIFLGYTPQDRVGESTSWSLEGYLNDFGIGQLAQALGKTEDAQYFLNRSLNYVNLFSPSVGFFRGKNTNGSWRTSDADFKANRWGCEYTEGNAWHYSVLAPQDGQGLANLYQGRSGLANKLDALFSAARDYDVGCYGGVIHEMKEAYDVNMGQYGHSNQPVHHTLYMYSYAGTPWRIQQRVRDVLNTQYQSGLGNGYGYLGDEDNGELSAWYLFSAMGFYPVSMGRPEYAVGAPYFTKMTVHLENGKDLVINAPSVSDTNRYIQGVSLNGQAYTRNYLPHSALANGGTLDFTMGASATNWGSGASDIPASLTTGSAVAQPLADVAKGGSISASADNAASGEGAAQGFDDDSLTKWLAFQSTPWIRYQLTGAKTVKMYTLTSANDFPGRDPRSWSLQGSNDGSTWVTLDTRTGQDFPWRYQTRAFAVNNNTAYSQYRLQINETHGDSITQLAEIELLGR; this is translated from the coding sequence GTGATTCCAAGCAAGAAGATGCTGGGCGTGCTCCTGCTGTGTCCGCTCTGGGCGGGGGAGGCGATGGCGCTTCCCTCGGACTACGTGAACACGCTGCGAGGGAGCAATTCCGGCGGTGGCTACTCCCGGGGGAACACGTTCCCGGCGGCGGCGGTGCCCTTCGGCTTCAATTTCTGGACGCCGATGACGGATGCGAACTCGACGAGCTGGATCTACGACTACAACCGGAGCGCGATCCAGGCCTTCACCATCAGCCACATGCCGAGCCCCTGGATGGGGGATCGGCAGACGTTCCAGGTGATGCCCCAGACGGGCTCGGTGACGGCGGACCGCGCGAGCCGGGGTGCGGCCTTCAGCCACGCCAACGAGATCGCCCGGGCGCACTACTACAGCGTGAGGTTCAACAACGGCCTCCAGACGGAGATCGCGCCCACGGACCACGGTGCGTCGTGGCGCTTCACGTTCCCGAGCACCAGTTCCTACGTGTTGTTCGACACGGTGGATGGCAAGAGTGGCTCGCTCACCGTCGATCAGGCCAATGGCGTGGTGTCTGGCTACACCGACCACTCGACGGGGTGGGGTCCCGCGCCCCGCATGTACTTCTACGCGAGGTTCAGCAAGGCGATCGCCGAGTCCCAGAAGGTGACGGGACAGCGCGCCGTGACGTCCTGGGTGCGCTTCAGCACCTCTCCGGGCGAGAAGGTGACGATGGCGATCGCCACCTCCTTCCTCAGCGTGGCCCAGGCCCAGGACAACCTGGCGCAGGAGATTGGCACCAAGAGCTTCGACACCGTCAAGCAGGAGGCGCAGAACGCCTGGAACGCGCTGCTGGGCAAGATCGAGGTGGAGGGGGCCAGCGAGGATCAGAAGACGATCCTCTACTCCAACATGTACCGGACGTTCCTGTACCCGAACTCCGCCTGGGAGAACGTGGGGGGCACGCCCCGCTACGCCTCGCCCTACGCGAGCGGCCATCCGGTGAAGACGGGCAAGGTGTACGTCAACAACGGGTTCTGGGACACGTACCGCACGACCTGGCCCTACTACTCCCTGCTCATCCCCACCCGGGCCGGCGAGATGATCGACGGGTTCGTCAATGGCTACAAGGACGGGGGGTGGGTCACCCGCTGGTCCGCGCCGGGCTACGCCAACATCATGGTGGGGACGAACTCGGACGTGATCTTCGCCGACGCCTACCTCAAGGGGGTGCGCAACTTCGACGTCGCCGCGGCGTATGACTCCATGCTGCGCAACGCGGCGACGTACAGCAGTGATCAGGCTCGGGGCCGCAAGGGAATGGATCGCTCCATCTTCCTCGGCTACACGCCGCAGGATCGCGTGGGCGAGTCGACGTCCTGGTCCCTGGAGGGCTACCTCAACGACTTCGGCATCGGCCAGCTCGCCCAGGCGCTGGGGAAGACCGAGGACGCGCAATACTTCCTCAACCGCTCCCTGAACTACGTCAACCTCTTCTCGCCCTCGGTGGGGTTCTTCCGCGGCAAGAACACCAATGGCTCGTGGCGGACCTCGGACGCGGACTTCAAGGCGAACCGGTGGGGCTGTGAGTACACCGAGGGCAATGCCTGGCATTACAGCGTGCTCGCGCCCCAGGACGGGCAGGGGCTCGCCAATCTCTACCAGGGCCGCAGCGGGCTGGCCAACAAGCTCGATGCCCTGTTCTCGGCGGCCCGGGACTACGACGTGGGCTGCTACGGCGGCGTCATCCACGAGATGAAGGAAGCCTACGACGTGAACATGGGCCAGTACGGCCACTCCAACCAGCCCGTGCACCACACGCTCTACATGTACAGCTACGCGGGGACGCCGTGGCGCATCCAGCAGCGAGTGCGGGACGTCTTGAATACCCAGTACCAGTCCGGGCTCGGCAACGGGTACGGCTACCTGGGCGACGAGGACAACGGCGAGCTGTCCGCGTGGTACCTCTTCAGCGCGATGGGCTTCTACCCGGTGAGCATGGGCCGGCCGGAGTACGCCGTGGGCGCTCCGTACTTCACGAAGATGACGGTCCACCTGGAGAACGGGAAGGACCTCGTCATCAACGCCCCGAGCGTCAGCGATACGAACCGGTACATCCAGGGCGTGTCCCTGAACGGGCAGGCGTATACCCGCAACTACCTGCCCCACTCGGCCCTCGCGAACGGCGGCACGCTGGACTTCACGATGGGCGCGTCCGCGACCAACTGGGGCTCGGGCGCGAGTGACATTCCTGCCTCGCTCACCACGGGCAGCGCCGTGGCGCAGCCGCTGGCCGATGTCGCCAAGGGGGGAAGCATTTCCGCCAGCGCGGACAACGCCGCGAGTGGCGAAGGCGCCGCCCAGGGCTTCGACGACGACTCGTTGACGAAGTGGCTCGCCTTCCAGTCCACCCCGTGGATCCGCTACCAGCTCACGGGCGCGAAGACGGTGAAGATGTACACGCTGACGTCCGCCAATGACTTCCCCGGACGGGATCCCCGGAGCTGGTCGCTCCAGGGCTCCAATGACGGCTCCACCTGGGTCACCCTGGATACGCGCACGGGGCAGGACTTCCCCTGGCGGTACCAGACCCGGGCGTTCGCCGTGAACAACAACACGGCCTACAGCCAGTACCGGTTGCAGATCAACGAGACCCACGGCGACTCGATCACCCAGTTGGCGGAGATCGAGTTGCTCGGCCGGTAG
- a CDS encoding alpha-amylase family glycosyl hydrolase — translation MPSLSSKRLATVCVAAAWLACKSDPQPGPVTPLPPPPVDPLHVPSPDWRDQILYFVMTDRFANGEPGNDDQGAGEYDPADGAKYSGGDLKGLRERLDYIQGLGATAVWLTPPVANQWWDPLVNYGGYHGYWARDFKQVDPHLGTLEDYRGLSRELHSRGMYLVQDIVLNHMANCFRYTRYDPADVSAHVVLNTGARPACGPTQAPFDQWDPTRPAHRDAHVFHWTPSIQDYGVRDQELNWQLSDLDDLDTENATVRAALRDSYDFWIREVGVDGFRVDTVFYVPQASIKDFLYATDTAHPGVVPFARSLGKEGFLAFGEGYATDLPFQDTATRKIASYLTEEATGDALLPGMLDFPLYRTTGDVFARGAPTSQLGYRMTRATTAFPRPHLMPTFLDNHDVDRFLKGGSETALRQALLFMMTVPGIPVLYYGTEQGFTEQRGAMFQKGFGSGGRDRFDTTAPLYALIRELTTLRKTHAVFRHGTPTVLRQNEARAGVFAFKMEDAGQVAFVVFNTSDEEVLLDNLPTDLAGGSGLKVLASLDPEARDVRTGADGRLSLKLPARAARVYQPSGDVVPPPVQTARVTLSNASGGTVPGDFELSGTATGVSSFRLVVDGVLAGAPLVTVRADGSWSTLVSTQGMTDSTLQHSLVAWAGEDQVLSDTWTFRVERVFTTLLTHDDPEGDDVGPTKNYHYPTDETWGVNNQGDLRRVTLLGSGNTLKLALQTKTVTTTWNPQNGFDHVAFTVYIDVPGRSGLTVMPQQNASLPVGMAWNYRLRVHGWSNALFAPQGASATDEGTPVSPTAAIEVDKNAHTVFLTLSGELFVGLSTLQGVKVYVTTWDYDNGYRPLVSTSEQWKFWGADGTTSPLVLDDTPVLTVP, via the coding sequence ATGCCCTCCCTCTCCTCGAAGCGTCTGGCCACGGTGTGCGTCGCCGCCGCATGGCTCGCCTGCAAGAGCGACCCCCAGCCCGGCCCCGTCACGCCCCTTCCTCCACCACCCGTGGATCCGCTCCACGTGCCCTCTCCGGACTGGAGGGATCAGATCCTCTATTTCGTCATGACCGACCGCTTCGCCAACGGAGAGCCAGGCAACGATGACCAGGGCGCCGGCGAGTACGACCCGGCGGATGGGGCGAAGTACAGCGGTGGGGACTTGAAGGGCCTGCGCGAGCGGCTCGACTACATCCAGGGCCTGGGCGCCACGGCCGTGTGGCTCACCCCGCCCGTGGCGAACCAGTGGTGGGATCCACTCGTCAACTACGGTGGCTACCACGGCTACTGGGCGCGCGACTTCAAGCAGGTGGACCCTCATCTGGGCACGCTGGAGGACTACCGGGGCCTGTCGCGGGAGCTGCACTCGCGCGGCATGTACCTGGTGCAGGACATCGTCCTCAACCACATGGCCAACTGCTTCCGGTACACGCGCTACGATCCCGCGGACGTGTCCGCCCACGTGGTGCTCAACACGGGTGCCAGGCCCGCGTGTGGACCCACCCAGGCGCCCTTCGATCAGTGGGATCCCACCCGTCCGGCCCACCGCGACGCCCACGTCTTCCACTGGACGCCCTCCATCCAGGACTACGGCGTGCGAGACCAGGAGCTGAACTGGCAGCTCTCGGACCTGGATGACCTCGACACCGAGAACGCCACCGTGCGCGCGGCCCTCCGGGACAGCTACGACTTCTGGATCCGCGAGGTGGGCGTGGATGGCTTCCGCGTGGACACGGTCTTCTACGTGCCCCAGGCCAGCATCAAGGACTTCCTCTACGCCACGGACACGGCCCACCCGGGCGTCGTCCCGTTCGCCCGGAGCCTGGGCAAGGAGGGCTTCCTCGCGTTCGGCGAAGGCTACGCCACCGACCTGCCCTTCCAGGACACCGCGACCCGGAAGATCGCCTCGTACCTGACGGAGGAGGCCACGGGTGACGCCCTGCTACCGGGCATGCTCGACTTCCCGCTCTACCGCACGACGGGTGACGTGTTCGCCCGGGGAGCCCCCACGTCCCAGCTCGGCTACCGGATGACGCGCGCGACGACGGCGTTCCCGCGTCCGCACCTGATGCCCACCTTCCTGGACAACCACGACGTGGACCGCTTCCTCAAGGGAGGCTCGGAGACGGCGCTCCGGCAGGCGCTGTTGTTCATGATGACCGTGCCGGGCATTCCCGTCCTCTATTACGGCACCGAGCAGGGCTTCACCGAGCAGCGCGGCGCCATGTTCCAGAAGGGGTTCGGCTCGGGAGGCAGGGATCGCTTCGACACCACGGCGCCCTTGTACGCCCTCATCCGCGAGCTGACGACGCTGCGCAAGACGCACGCCGTCTTCCGGCATGGCACCCCCACGGTGCTGCGGCAGAACGAAGCACGCGCGGGCGTGTTCGCCTTCAAGATGGAGGACGCGGGACAGGTCGCGTTCGTCGTCTTCAACACCTCGGACGAAGAGGTGTTGCTGGACAACCTGCCCACGGACCTCGCCGGAGGCAGCGGGCTGAAGGTGCTCGCGAGCCTGGACCCGGAGGCTCGGGACGTGCGCACCGGAGCGGACGGACGGCTGTCCCTGAAGCTCCCCGCTCGCGCGGCCCGGGTCTACCAGCCCTCGGGCGACGTCGTCCCGCCCCCCGTCCAGACCGCGCGCGTCACCCTCTCCAACGCCAGCGGCGGCACCGTCCCGGGCGACTTCGAGCTGTCCGGCACCGCCACCGGCGTGTCCTCGTTCCGCCTCGTGGTGGATGGCGTGCTCGCGGGTGCTCCCCTGGTGACGGTGCGGGCGGATGGCTCCTGGAGCACCCTCGTCAGCACCCAGGGCATGACGGACAGCACCCTCCAGCACTCGCTCGTCGCGTGGGCCGGGGAGGACCAGGTGCTCTCCGACACGTGGACCTTCCGTGTGGAGCGCGTCTTCACGACCCTGCTCACCCACGACGATCCCGAGGGGGATGACGTGGGCCCCACGAAGAACTACCACTACCCCACCGATGAGACCTGGGGCGTCAACAACCAGGGAGACCTGCGCCGCGTCACCCTCCTGGGCTCGGGCAACACGCTCAAGCTCGCGCTCCAGACGAAGACCGTCACCACCACCTGGAATCCGCAGAACGGCTTCGACCACGTGGCCTTCACCGTCTACATCGACGTGCCCGGACGCTCGGGTCTCACCGTGATGCCCCAACAGAACGCGTCGCTTCCCGTCGGCATGGCGTGGAACTACCGCCTGCGCGTCCACGGCTGGTCCAACGCCTTGTTCGCTCCCCAGGGAGCCTCCGCCACCGACGAGGGCACCCCGGTCTCCCCCACCGCCGCCATCGAGGTGGACAAGAACGCCCACACCGTCTTCCTCACCCTGTCGGGAGAGCTGTTCGTCGGACTGTCGACGCTCCAGGGCGTGAAGGTCTACGTCACCACCTGGGACTACGACAACGGCTACCGGCCCCTCGTCTCCACGTCCGAACAGTGGAAGTTCTGGGGTGCGGATGGCACCACGTCACCGCTCGTCCTGGATGACACTCCCGTGCTCACCGTGCCCTGA
- a CDS encoding cytochrome P450 — protein MQPTPDVMALAHRLNPYPLYAELRRDHPVCRVEPGGLVAVSRYKDVEYVLKHPELFSSHGFRFAWQPAWVGDNPLAQSLAASDGKEHARLRSLVSRAFTPVAINRLEEKVRANAARLADGLLARGEVDFMEEFATPLPARTISDLLGIDPTLERHYKRWTEVLVSIAPVPENDEHVTRTRDTIAEMKRYVQQIIDARRSQPGDDVMGLIVQGGPDGQRLGDQEIIGLAFTLLAAGLETTSFFFAHALPLLAERPDVFERLRADRELLPKFIEEMLRYDGPVRGLPRIVTTDVELSGVRIERGTCVLPLIASANRDEARFPHADRFDLDREQPGIPFGAGSHFCLGAFLARLEARAGLDALLDRFSGFSLIPEGVVWNRSIVTSGPLKMPVRFLPA, from the coding sequence ATGCAACCGACTCCGGATGTGATGGCGCTCGCGCACCGCCTGAATCCCTATCCCCTGTACGCGGAACTCAGACGCGACCATCCGGTCTGCCGGGTAGAGCCCGGCGGACTCGTGGCCGTCAGCCGGTACAAGGACGTGGAGTACGTCCTCAAGCATCCGGAGCTCTTCTCCTCCCACGGCTTCCGGTTCGCGTGGCAGCCGGCGTGGGTGGGAGACAACCCGCTCGCCCAATCCCTCGCCGCGTCCGATGGCAAGGAGCACGCCCGCCTGCGCTCCCTGGTCAGCCGTGCCTTCACCCCCGTGGCCATCAACCGCCTCGAAGAGAAGGTCCGCGCGAACGCCGCCCGGCTGGCGGATGGCCTGCTCGCCCGGGGCGAGGTGGACTTCATGGAGGAGTTCGCCACCCCACTGCCCGCTCGCACCATCAGCGACCTGCTGGGAATCGATCCCACGCTCGAGCGCCACTACAAGCGCTGGACGGAGGTCCTCGTCAGCATCGCACCCGTTCCCGAGAACGACGAGCACGTGACCCGCACCCGCGACACCATCGCCGAGATGAAGCGCTACGTGCAGCAAATCATCGACGCGCGGCGCTCCCAGCCGGGCGACGACGTGATGGGCCTCATCGTGCAGGGCGGCCCCGACGGGCAGCGGCTCGGTGACCAGGAGATCATCGGGCTCGCCTTCACCCTGCTGGCGGCGGGACTCGAGACGACGAGCTTCTTCTTCGCCCACGCGCTGCCGTTGCTGGCCGAGCGCCCCGACGTGTTCGAACGGCTGCGCGCCGACCGCGAGCTGCTGCCGAAGTTCATCGAGGAGATGCTGCGCTACGACGGCCCGGTGCGGGGGCTGCCGCGCATCGTCACGACCGACGTGGAGCTGTCCGGCGTGCGCATCGAGCGGGGCACATGCGTCCTGCCGCTCATCGCCTCGGCCAACCGCGACGAGGCCCGTTTTCCCCACGCCGACCGCTTCGACCTGGATCGGGAGCAGCCGGGCATCCCTTTCGGGGCTGGCAGCCACTTCTGCCTCGGAGCCTTCCTGGCGCGGCTCGAGGCCCGGGCGGGCCTCGACGCCCTGCTCGACCGGTTCAGCGGTTTCTCGCTCATCCCCGAGGGTGTGGTGTGGAACCGGAGCATCGTCACGAGCGGCCCGTTGAAGATGCCGGTCCGCTTCCTGCCAGCGTGA
- a CDS encoding response regulator, whose translation MKKRLLLVDDDPDILDSLALLLEQQYDITVAEDGMSALALVEQQRFDAVVLDLMMPVLDGTRFLQTLRQRGDLQTPVILISAHRDLDKHMMLHRRLGAFASLRKPFDIQELEKRLEQALSQREPGGWAPSGACPPERS comes from the coding sequence ATGAAGAAGCGTCTGCTCCTCGTCGACGATGATCCGGACATCCTCGACTCGCTCGCTCTGCTGCTCGAGCAGCAGTACGACATCACCGTCGCCGAGGACGGGATGAGCGCGCTGGCGCTGGTGGAGCAACAGCGGTTCGACGCCGTGGTGCTCGACCTGATGATGCCCGTGCTCGATGGCACCCGGTTCCTCCAGACGCTGCGCCAGCGGGGGGACCTCCAGACGCCCGTCATCCTCATCTCCGCGCACCGTGACCTCGACAAGCACATGATGCTGCACCGCCGACTGGGGGCCTTCGCCTCCCTGCGCAAGCCCTTCGATATCCAGGAGCTGGAGAAGCGGCTCGAGCAGGCCCTGAGTCAGCGAGAGCCGGGGGGTTGGGCTCCAAGCGGGGCTTGCCCTCCTGAGCGCTCGTGA
- a CDS encoding PAS domain-containing sensor histidine kinase, translating to METPLPADQYRLLVEHAPTMVWRSGLDAQCDYFNATWLRFTGRTLEQEVGPGWVSGVHPDDVRRCLDTYLSSFERRQPFEMEYRLRRHDGVYRYIFDWGVPFTDDQGRFAGFIGSCVDVHERREMDQAKATFLALAAHELRTPLTSMGMYLEAVRREVGTRGVAGGALTRLGAQLERVSSLVRELEDTGRLDAHMPLVMRKEVLELAEVVQAVVANHRDMDKHRTRGRQRHSFELAIAPGAYPVLGDRQRLEQVLNNLLANALKFSPQGGTLHVSLSRGAKEFELSVADPGIGIPAADLPTLTRRYFRASNVSAENFPGLGLGLSLVKDILDAHGGQVRIQSEQGKGTTVTVLLPEHQREVRP from the coding sequence ATGGAGACACCGCTTCCGGCAGACCAATACCGTCTGCTGGTCGAGCATGCGCCGACGATGGTGTGGCGCTCGGGCCTGGACGCCCAATGTGATTACTTCAACGCGACGTGGCTTCGCTTCACCGGTCGCACCCTCGAGCAAGAGGTGGGGCCTGGCTGGGTGTCGGGGGTCCATCCGGACGACGTGCGGCGGTGCCTGGACACGTACCTCTCCAGCTTCGAGCGGCGTCAGCCCTTCGAGATGGAGTACCGGCTGCGGCGGCATGATGGTGTCTACCGCTACATCTTCGATTGGGGCGTTCCCTTCACCGATGACCAGGGCCGGTTCGCCGGCTTCATCGGGAGCTGTGTCGACGTGCACGAGCGGCGCGAGATGGACCAGGCCAAGGCGACGTTCCTCGCCCTCGCCGCGCACGAGCTGCGCACGCCGCTCACCTCCATGGGCATGTACCTGGAGGCCGTGCGCCGGGAAGTCGGGACGCGGGGCGTCGCGGGGGGCGCACTGACGCGGCTGGGCGCCCAGCTCGAGCGGGTTTCCTCCCTGGTGCGGGAGCTGGAGGACACCGGCCGGTTGGATGCGCACATGCCGCTCGTCATGCGCAAGGAGGTGCTGGAGCTGGCGGAGGTGGTCCAGGCCGTCGTGGCCAATCACCGGGACATGGACAAGCACCGCACCCGGGGGCGGCAGCGGCATTCCTTCGAGCTCGCCATCGCCCCGGGTGCCTATCCCGTCCTGGGAGATCGCCAGCGTCTGGAACAGGTGCTGAACAACCTGCTCGCCAACGCGCTCAAGTTCTCGCCACAGGGGGGCACCCTTCACGTCTCCCTGTCGCGAGGCGCGAAGGAGTTCGAGCTGTCCGTGGCGGACCCGGGGATTGGCATTCCCGCCGCGGATCTTCCCACCCTGACCCGGCGCTACTTCCGCGCGAGCAACGTCTCCGCGGAGAACTTCCCCGGACTCGGGCTCGGGTTGTCACTCGTCAAGGACATCCTGGACGCGCATGGGGGCCAGGTGCGCATCCAGAGTGAGCAGGGCAAGGGCACCACTGTCACCGTCCTCCTTCCCGAGCACCAGCGAGAGGTGCGGCCATGA